One genomic segment of Silene latifolia isolate original U9 population unplaced genomic scaffold, ASM4854445v1 scaffold_617, whole genome shotgun sequence includes these proteins:
- the LOC141639922 gene encoding uncharacterized protein LOC141639922, with translation MILEPTGLWFMDDCVIRGVTKSTKTNFVGPIPTSWTQASHAQREAWFNNFRLSFAWSPSQEQNVRIRYNDVGTRRYRDVIWKVVRRPKEPDHMKGDKYEGLIKHTKSEAFQKKSKQASLNKRGGKEDAVNEPTHYAGSRSFWNRMLGV, from the exons atgattcttgagccgacgggattatg gtttatggacgattgcgtgatacgaggtgtcacgaaaagcacgaagactaatttcgtgggtccaattcctacatcgtggacacaagcttctcaTGCACAAAgagaggcgtggttcaataactttcgg TTATcatttgcttggtcaccgtctcaagaacagaatgtccgtatcaggtacaatgacgtcggtactcgacgatatcgggacgtgatttggaaggtagttaggcgcccaaaggaaccagaccacatgaaag gtgacaagtatgaaggcttaataaagcataccaaaagtgaagcttttcagaagaagtctaagcaagcatccctcaacaaaagaggaggaaaggaagacgccgtgaacgagcctactcattacgcgggttcacgatcgttctggaATCGTATGTTGGGTGTAA